A portion of the Corynebacterium occultum genome contains these proteins:
- a CDS encoding TIGR01777 family oxidoreductase: MSLTASHIVPAPREFVWEWHTRPGALTRLAPPFLSMTPIQQAERLSDGTTIFALPAGLKWVSRHDLSAYRRGHQFTDVCTSAPFKLMANWRHIHAFADHQDGTLITDTVSTRLPGASLAPMFAYRQHQLIEDILALRRFEEFTPRDTGGEPRSLVIAMTGSRGFIGRALSAQLSTAGHQVIQLVRKTPKPGQRQWDPFYPAADLLEGVDVLVHLAGEPISSRFNEAHKKAVRESRIEPTRRLAQLVGDSPTCRTMVSASAIGYYGADRSGEKLNESATAGDDFLAEVIRDWEEATAPAAESGARTVQIRTGLVLSGLGGLLPPLRTLSSAGLGGDIGDGNFWMSWIAIDDLTDIYLRAILDAELSGPVNAVAPSPVINHDFMAALSTSLHRPKLFQIPSIGPRMVLGKEGAQQVALADQKVIPEVLQGLGHHFRYPSLNSALAHELGFEEIMGMKQKGGLVEKTEAAEPAVLPEDSSVPAESLEKKPGETESAPKTAGQQLDGHVLEEDPQTGAWSDS, from the coding sequence ATGAGCCTGACCGCCAGCCATATTGTTCCTGCACCCCGCGAGTTCGTCTGGGAGTGGCACACCCGCCCCGGTGCTCTGACCCGGCTTGCCCCACCATTTTTGTCGATGACCCCCATCCAGCAGGCGGAGCGGCTTTCCGATGGCACCACCATCTTCGCACTCCCCGCCGGCCTCAAATGGGTCTCCCGTCATGATCTCTCCGCCTACCGGCGGGGGCACCAGTTCACCGATGTCTGTACCAGTGCCCCCTTCAAACTGATGGCCAACTGGCGCCATATCCACGCTTTCGCGGACCACCAGGATGGCACCTTGATCACCGACACAGTGAGCACCCGGCTTCCCGGAGCCAGTCTGGCACCCATGTTCGCCTACCGTCAGCACCAGCTGATCGAGGACATTCTGGCCTTGCGACGTTTCGAGGAATTCACCCCGCGAGACACCGGAGGTGAGCCCCGCTCCTTGGTCATCGCCATGACCGGTTCCCGGGGGTTCATCGGCCGGGCCCTCAGTGCTCAGCTGAGCACCGCCGGCCACCAGGTGATCCAGCTGGTCCGTAAAACCCCGAAGCCTGGGCAGCGACAGTGGGATCCCTTCTACCCCGCCGCCGATCTGCTCGAGGGTGTTGATGTGCTGGTGCACCTGGCTGGCGAACCCATCTCGAGCCGTTTCAATGAAGCCCACAAGAAGGCGGTCCGGGAATCCCGTATTGAACCGACCCGCCGATTAGCCCAGCTCGTGGGGGACTCCCCCACCTGCCGCACCATGGTCTCCGCCTCCGCCATCGGTTACTACGGTGCGGACCGCAGTGGTGAGAAGCTCAATGAATCCGCCACCGCCGGGGATGATTTCCTCGCCGAAGTGATCCGTGACTGGGAGGAGGCCACCGCCCCCGCCGCCGAGTCGGGGGCACGCACCGTCCAGATCCGTACCGGCCTGGTGCTCAGTGGCCTGGGCGGTCTCCTACCTCCGCTGCGCACCCTCTCAAGTGCTGGGTTGGGTGGTGATATCGGTGACGGAAATTTCTGGATGTCCTGGATCGCCATCGATGACCTCACCGACATCTACCTCCGCGCCATCCTCGATGCGGAGCTCTCCGGCCCCGTTAATGCTGTCGCGCCCAGCCCGGTGATCAACCATGATTTCATGGCCGCCCTGAGCACCAGCCTGCACCGCCCCAAGCTGTTTCAGATCCCCTCCATCGGCCCCCGCATGGTGCTGGGGAAGGAAGGAGCCCAGCAGGTGGCCCTGGCAGACCAGAAGGTGATCCCTGAGGTACTGCAGGGGCTGGGGCACCATTTCCGCTACCCCAGCCTCAACTCCGCCTTGGCTCATGAACTCGGTTTCGAGGAGATCATGGGGATGAAGCAGAAGGGCGGGTTGGTGGAGAAGACGGAAGCCGCGGAGCCTGCCGTACTTCCCGAGGACAGTTCCGTGCCAGCTGAAAGCCTTGAAAAGAAACCGGGGGAAACTGAGTCCGCCCCCAAAACTGCTGGCCAGCAGCTCGATGGCCATGTCCTAGAAGAGGACCCCCAGACCGGTGCCTGGTCTGATAGCTAG
- a CDS encoding YbjN domain-containing protein translates to MTTPEPEREPDTPIAAVTPQRVAEILESEGLQYRLEEAPGPDGEKQMIVRTGFINVAISFAVDADHLIFDSMWRGTPAPEMAPQVVAAVNEWNLTQFTPTLRFFETRGGVLALSASRQANSTHGLSRNQIGAFMMSTLDSVNNCAKWLESQFPELVTWEDQHDEH, encoded by the coding sequence GTGACCACACCTGAACCGGAGAGAGAACCGGACACCCCCATCGCTGCGGTGACACCTCAGCGGGTGGCTGAAATCCTGGAGTCCGAGGGACTTCAGTACCGACTGGAGGAGGCCCCGGGCCCCGACGGTGAGAAGCAGATGATCGTCCGCACCGGATTCATCAATGTGGCCATTTCTTTTGCTGTGGACGCAGATCATCTGATCTTCGACTCCATGTGGCGGGGCACCCCCGCCCCTGAAATGGCCCCACAGGTGGTGGCGGCGGTCAACGAGTGGAATCTCACCCAGTTCACCCCGACACTGCGCTTCTTCGAGACCCGGGGCGGTGTCCTGGCCCTCAGCGCCAGCCGTCAGGCAAATAGCACCCATGGACTGAGCCGGAACCAGATCGGGGCCTTCATGATGTCGACCCTGGATTCCGTCAACAACTGCGCCAAGTGGTTGGAGAGCCAGTTCCCAGAACTCGTGACCTGGGAGGATCAGCACGATGAGCATTAA
- a CDS encoding YbjN domain-containing protein has protein sequence MSIKNSAKQPLSAVDFPRITETMASFGVELIPGENETVTTANLNGTMVTFALLSSVLIIRADVPTEEITEQGDPTLHLACNQVNSRTFAAKAAIVDRSEKLIVRTEHDVLVAAGMSDDQLHSNIQEAVDTVLAAQTAVQQAAQEIRAAAPGATEA, from the coding sequence ATGAGCATTAAGAATTCTGCGAAACAACCGCTGAGTGCGGTGGATTTCCCGCGGATCACGGAGACTATGGCCAGCTTCGGAGTTGAGCTGATCCCCGGCGAAAATGAGACCGTGACCACCGCCAACCTCAATGGCACCATGGTCACTTTCGCACTGCTGAGTTCCGTGCTCATCATACGAGCAGATGTCCCCACCGAGGAGATCACCGAGCAGGGCGATCCGACACTGCATCTGGCCTGCAACCAGGTCAACAGCCGTACCTTCGCCGCCAAGGCAGCCATCGTGGACCGTTCCGAGAAGCTGATCGTGCGCACCGAGCATGATGTCCTGGTCGCTGCCGGCATGTCCGATGATCAGCTGCACAGCAATATCCAGGAAGCGGTGGATACGGTGCTCGCCGCCCAGACCGCGGTGCAGCAGGCCGCCCAGGAAATTCGCGCAGCCGCCCCCGGCGCCACCGAAGCTTAA
- a CDS encoding PPK2 family polyphosphate kinase, whose amino-acid sequence MSDFSIKDAQRTRVGPGFTLSEVDPDSTPGFKGGNKDLDRAFREPDEELLTLQEKLWANGRRNPEEIGSVLVVLQGMDTSGKGGVARRVFGIFPPYGLKVYAFGKPTEEELAHDFLWRIRPQAPEPGQIAVWDRSHYEDVLVHRVLGLSPAEEIERRYGAITDFEWELSQRGTRIIKVMLHISPEFQAKNLLDRIENPEKVWKYQPGDIDDRRHWDDYQEAFEIALTRTSTAYAPWYCVPGDDKDYARLVVKYLLLNELRSMNLEWPEIHFDPDMEKQRLFDSMK is encoded by the coding sequence ATGTCCGATTTCAGCATTAAAGATGCCCAACGAACTCGCGTCGGCCCCGGATTCACATTGTCTGAGGTTGATCCGGACTCCACCCCCGGTTTCAAGGGCGGCAACAAGGATCTTGATCGAGCTTTCAGGGAACCCGATGAGGAACTGCTCACCCTGCAGGAGAAACTCTGGGCTAATGGCCGACGCAACCCCGAGGAAATCGGATCCGTACTGGTGGTGCTCCAGGGTATGGACACCTCCGGGAAAGGCGGCGTGGCCCGCCGCGTCTTCGGTATCTTCCCTCCCTATGGCCTGAAGGTGTACGCCTTCGGTAAACCGACCGAGGAAGAACTGGCCCATGATTTCCTGTGGCGGATCCGCCCCCAGGCCCCGGAACCCGGACAGATCGCCGTGTGGGACCGCTCCCATTATGAGGATGTGCTGGTTCACCGGGTGCTCGGGCTCAGCCCGGCGGAGGAGATTGAACGCCGCTATGGGGCGATCACCGACTTCGAGTGGGAACTTTCTCAGCGTGGCACGCGCATCATCAAGGTGATGCTGCATATCTCCCCGGAGTTCCAGGCCAAAAATCTGCTTGATCGTATCGAGAACCCGGAGAAGGTCTGGAAGTATCAGCCCGGTGACATTGATGATCGCCGTCATTGGGATGACTATCAGGAGGCCTTCGAGATTGCGCTCACCCGTACCTCCACCGCCTATGCCCCCTGGTACTGTGTGCCCGGCGATGACAAGGACTATGCCCGCCTGGTGGTGAAGTATCTGCTGCTGAATGAGCTGCGCTCCATGAATCTGGAGTGGCCGGAGATCCATTTCGACCCGGATATGGAGAAGCAACGACTCTTTGACTCCATGAAGTAG
- the nusB gene encoding transcription antitermination factor NusB: MSDPKNYRRHGARYRARRRAVDILFEAEARDLDPVAIIEDRVQLSRNLDNGVPPVADYTRVIVAGAAAELDRIDDTVEKYLSEDWELHRIPAVDRAIMRVATWEMLFNPDVPVKTALVEGVELASEYSNDAAAPYIHALLDDIAQVVHELRAEIKGEAAPDVAAEAADVENEKAVATTPEAEAAEQSETAAPAVEIPAEQAESVEPVETEAEAASADPVTGDNR, translated from the coding sequence GTGAGTGATCCCAAGAATTACCGTCGCCATGGTGCGCGTTACCGCGCCCGCCGTCGCGCCGTGGATATCCTCTTCGAGGCTGAAGCCAGGGACCTTGATCCCGTGGCGATCATCGAAGATCGGGTACAGCTGTCCAGAAACCTCGACAACGGAGTTCCCCCCGTCGCCGACTACACCCGGGTGATTGTGGCGGGTGCCGCCGCCGAACTCGACCGGATCGACGACACCGTGGAGAAGTACCTCTCCGAGGACTGGGAGCTGCACCGCATCCCGGCGGTGGACCGAGCCATCATGCGCGTCGCCACCTGGGAGATGCTCTTCAATCCCGATGTTCCGGTGAAGACCGCCCTCGTCGAGGGTGTGGAGCTGGCCAGCGAGTACTCCAACGATGCTGCTGCGCCCTATATCCATGCTCTGCTTGACGACATCGCGCAGGTGGTTCATGAACTCCGCGCCGAGATCAAGGGCGAGGCTGCACCAGACGTCGCAGCAGAGGCTGCAGATGTCGAGAATGAAAAGGCTGTGGCCACCACCCCCGAGGCCGAAGCTGCGGAACAGTCCGAGACTGCTGCACCAGCTGTGGAAATCCCGGCTGAGCAAGCTGAGTCAGTTGAGCCGGTTGAGACCGAAGCTGAAGCCGCATCGGCTGATCCGGTCACCGGAGACAACAGGTAG
- the efp gene encoding elongation factor P, translating to MATTADFKNGLVLKVDGKLQQIIEFQHVKPGKGPAFVRTKLKDVLSGKTLDKTWNAGVKVETATVDRRDMTYLYNDGSSFVVMDDKNYEQVELPLDAFGNAGDFLLENMRVQVSFHEGEALFGELPVSVDLVIQHTDPGLQGDRSTGGTKPATLETGAEIQVPLFIETGNVVKVDTRSGEYLSRVNN from the coding sequence GTGGCGACCACAGCCGATTTTAAGAACGGTCTTGTCCTCAAGGTCGATGGCAAGCTGCAGCAGATCATCGAATTCCAGCACGTCAAGCCGGGCAAGGGCCCCGCATTCGTGCGCACCAAGCTCAAGGATGTCCTCTCCGGCAAGACCCTCGACAAGACCTGGAACGCAGGCGTCAAGGTCGAGACTGCGACCGTCGACCGCCGCGACATGACTTACCTCTACAACGACGGTTCCTCTTTCGTCGTCATGGACGACAAGAACTACGAGCAGGTTGAACTGCCGCTGGACGCCTTCGGCAATGCCGGCGACTTCCTGCTGGAGAACATGCGGGTTCAGGTGTCCTTCCACGAGGGCGAGGCTCTTTTCGGTGAGCTCCCCGTTTCCGTGGATCTCGTTATCCAGCACACCGATCCGGGCCTGCAGGGTGATCGTTCCACCGGTGGCACCAAGCCTGCCACCCTCGAGACCGGCGCCGAGATCCAGGTGCCGCTGTTCATTGAGACCGGCAACGTCGTTAAGGTGGACACCCGCAGCGGTGAATACCTGTCCCGCGTGAACAACTAA